Proteins encoded within one genomic window of Salipaludibacillus agaradhaerens:
- a CDS encoding SpoIIE family protein phosphatase, whose protein sequence is MIEHHHLKEMDISIYKVAKKGNWCSGDSFYTIRTENYILCAMADGLGSGEEAMNAAEIAMDVIKNEHELDTGTIMDKCNQKMGGTRGVVLTILKFDFTSKMIDYTNVGNISCIFYDPSGKLFRPVPVRGYLSGKRMKYRTQRIPFSKDVVFIMYSDGFAFNPNDHKIFARSEIPEQMMTNLLDNKASAKDDTTILIGKVN, encoded by the coding sequence ATGATAGAACATCATCACTTAAAAGAGATGGATATTAGCATTTATAAAGTAGCCAAAAAAGGAAATTGGTGTTCTGGAGATTCCTTTTATACGATCAGGACAGAAAATTATATTTTATGCGCTATGGCGGACGGGCTTGGCAGCGGTGAGGAAGCAATGAACGCTGCTGAGATAGCCATGGATGTTATAAAAAATGAACATGAGCTTGATACAGGGACTATCATGGATAAGTGCAATCAAAAAATGGGTGGGACAAGAGGTGTTGTCCTCACCATACTAAAATTTGATTTCACATCGAAAATGATAGATTACACAAATGTAGGTAACATATCGTGCATCTTTTATGACCCATCAGGCAAGTTATTTAGACCTGTCCCTGTTCGCGGCTATCTCTCAGGGAAAAGAATGAAATATCGTACCCAACGCATTCCTTTTTCTAAGGATGTTGTATTCATTATGTATTCTGACGGGTTTGCATTTAACCCGAACGATCATAAGATATTTGCGAGAAGTGAGATACCTGAGCAAATGATGACTAATCTTCTTGATAACAAAGCATCAGCTAAGGATGATACAACAATTTTAATAGGCAAAGTAAATTAA